Proteins co-encoded in one Halorussus lipolyticus genomic window:
- a CDS encoding NUMOD3 domain-containing DNA-binding protein: protein MYGRERTEAEKRKISESLEGRSFSEETRQRMSEAHEGNEIDDDVRERIADSLEGLTRSEETRRKMSESTAGEANPNWRGGYSRRYGPGWSVARQTVRERDEVCQNCGHDGADHRLEVHHIIPVRVFRNAEHLEIEDAHAEQNLVLLCNRCHGRAEHGQIEFDAPVALLFEGKRGNSSRAKSHHSDRAI from the coding sequence ATGTACGGACGTGAGCGGACCGAAGCGGAGAAACGGAAAATCTCCGAGTCGCTGGAGGGCCGGTCGTTCTCCGAGGAGACTCGCCAGCGCATGTCGGAGGCCCACGAAGGTAACGAGATAGACGACGACGTTCGTGAACGAATTGCCGATTCGCTCGAAGGACTCACTCGGTCGGAGGAGACGCGCCGGAAGATGAGCGAATCGACTGCCGGAGAGGCGAATCCGAACTGGCGAGGCGGCTACAGTAGGCGCTACGGTCCCGGTTGGTCCGTCGCGCGCCAGACCGTTCGAGAGCGCGACGAAGTGTGCCAGAACTGCGGCCACGACGGGGCGGACCACCGTCTGGAAGTCCACCATATCATTCCCGTCAGAGTATTCCGGAACGCGGAACACCTCGAAATCGAGGACGCGCACGCCGAACAGAATCTGGTGCTTCTCTGCAATCGCTGTCACGGCCGGGCCGAACACGGCCAAATCGAGTTCGACGCACCGGTCGCGCTTCTATTCGAAGGCAAGCGCGGGAACTCCTCGCGTGCTAAATCGCACCACAGCGATAGAGCGATTTAG
- a CDS encoding vWA domain-containing protein, giving the protein MSLLSNLPIGASVEFARPVVFGGVPVAAVVLWLLVVRRGGDESESEAEPKSADSDPGRRARLALFGTRLVVVACLVTAAAGPTTVTTATTAGDPQVTMLVDQSASMGVHSPVADNLESDIEQEGVAVNRVTIGAKNRSRIGEGVVANLRPNASLLVVSDGQVTGGTSLSRAGDLAEEVNATVNRVRLTSNRSDVRVTLSGPRKASVGVESRFGVRVAGVEESPAGAKVTVSVDGSQVVSRAVPKDGTLSLSHNFSETGPHRVTARVSGTVEDAFAVNDVSRKTVQVVEQPRVLYVSRGDYALETYLRNLYDVTRAKSVPANLSDYYAVVVQDVAGPDLGNVGALQGHVIDGGGLVVVGGERAYEKGRYDNSRISSLLPVRPGGSTGQKSRVVLAVDVSGSAKAGMRVQKALALDVLSQLGDRNEAGVVAFDGNAYRVADLTSLKSGRAKLKRKIRSLRSGGSTNIGKGLLGASKVLGDEGGTVILLSDGRDSPKPAFGAAETLADRNVRVVSVGVGSVNEGLLRGVADRTDGTFLLADQTNRLRVEFGGPNRRYSGDHAVVVDDGHFVTRGISPTASLPGSNEVRVKPGADLLVATGYGAPAISTWRFGLGRVAAVTAYGPDGGLGDLREKPDSLLLSRSVNWAIGDPQRKATGVVSSPDTRVGEPTTVVYAGQNPPESAEKSGLSFSAVAPGRYEAEEVPTEVGYRELPGSAYAVNYPAEYASLGVASGLKQVVERTGGRAFSPRRPAAIASAIERQATRKRHVERSWDWIALLAGLVVLVGEICARRLGRYRGQGVIP; this is encoded by the coding sequence ATGAGTCTCCTGTCGAACCTCCCCATCGGTGCGTCGGTCGAGTTCGCCCGACCGGTCGTCTTCGGGGGCGTGCCGGTCGCCGCAGTGGTCCTGTGGTTGCTGGTCGTCCGGCGAGGCGGCGACGAGTCGGAATCGGAAGCAGAACCAAAGTCGGCCGACAGCGACCCCGGCCGGCGCGCTCGTCTCGCGCTCTTTGGGACCCGACTCGTCGTCGTCGCCTGCCTCGTGACCGCCGCCGCCGGGCCGACGACCGTCACCACCGCGACCACGGCGGGCGACCCGCAGGTCACGATGCTGGTGGACCAGTCGGCCAGCATGGGCGTCCACTCGCCGGTCGCCGACAACCTCGAATCTGACATCGAGCAGGAGGGCGTCGCGGTGAACCGCGTCACGATTGGCGCGAAAAACCGGTCCCGAATCGGCGAGGGCGTGGTCGCCAACCTCCGGCCGAACGCCAGCCTGCTGGTGGTCTCGGACGGGCAGGTCACGGGCGGCACGTCGCTGTCTCGGGCCGGGGACCTCGCCGAGGAGGTCAACGCGACGGTCAACCGAGTCCGACTCACGTCGAACCGGTCTGACGTTCGGGTTACCCTCTCCGGCCCGCGGAAGGCCAGCGTCGGCGTCGAGAGCCGATTCGGCGTCCGCGTGGCGGGCGTCGAGGAGTCGCCGGCGGGTGCGAAAGTCACGGTCTCGGTGGATGGCTCGCAGGTCGTCTCCCGAGCGGTTCCGAAAGACGGCACCCTCTCGCTGTCGCACAACTTCAGCGAGACCGGTCCCCACCGGGTCACGGCCCGCGTCTCGGGCACCGTCGAGGACGCCTTCGCGGTCAACGACGTGTCCCGGAAGACGGTGCAGGTGGTCGAACAGCCTCGCGTCCTCTACGTGAGTCGGGGCGACTACGCCCTCGAAACGTATCTCCGGAACCTCTACGACGTGACCCGAGCGAAGTCGGTCCCCGCGAACCTGAGCGACTACTACGCCGTGGTCGTGCAGGACGTGGCCGGCCCGGACCTCGGCAACGTCGGCGCGCTCCAAGGCCACGTCATCGACGGCGGCGGCCTCGTCGTGGTCGGCGGCGAACGCGCCTACGAGAAGGGCCGGTACGACAACTCCCGCATCTCGTCGCTCCTCCCGGTCCGGCCCGGCGGTTCGACCGGGCAGAAGTCCCGTGTCGTGCTGGCGGTGGACGTGTCCGGAAGCGCGAAGGCCGGGATGCGAGTCCAGAAGGCGCTTGCGCTCGACGTCCTCTCGCAACTCGGGGACCGCAACGAGGCCGGCGTGGTCGCGTTCGACGGCAACGCCTACCGGGTCGCCGACCTCACGTCGCTGAAATCCGGGCGAGCGAAGTTGAAGCGCAAGATTCGGAGCCTCCGGAGCGGCGGGAGTACCAACATCGGGAAGGGACTGCTCGGCGCGTCGAAGGTCCTCGGCGACGAGGGCGGCACGGTCATCCTCCTGAGCGACGGTCGAGACTCGCCGAAACCCGCATTCGGGGCGGCCGAGACACTCGCCGACCGGAACGTCCGGGTCGTCAGCGTCGGCGTCGGGAGCGTCAACGAGGGCCTCCTCCGAGGAGTCGCCGACCGGACAGACGGCACCTTCCTGCTGGCCGACCAGACCAACCGCCTCCGGGTCGAGTTCGGCGGCCCGAACCGGCGGTACAGCGGCGACCACGCCGTCGTGGTGGACGACGGTCACTTCGTCACCCGCGGAATTTCGCCGACAGCGAGCCTTCCGGGGTCGAACGAGGTCCGCGTCAAGCCGGGCGCGGACCTACTGGTGGCCACGGGCTACGGCGCACCCGCCATCTCGACGTGGCGGTTCGGCCTCGGGCGAGTCGCCGCCGTCACCGCCTACGGACCCGACGGCGGCCTCGGCGACCTGCGGGAGAAACCCGACTCGCTGTTGCTCTCGCGGTCGGTGAACTGGGCCATCGGCGACCCCCAGCGCAAGGCGACCGGCGTGGTCTCCTCGCCCGACACCCGCGTCGGCGAACCGACGACCGTGGTCTACGCCGGACAGAATCCCCCGGAAAGCGCCGAGAAATCCGGCCTCTCGTTTTCGGCGGTCGCGCCGGGGCGCTACGAGGCCGAGGAGGTCCCGACCGAAGTTGGCTACCGCGAACTTCCGGGGAGCGCCTACGCCGTCAACTACCCGGCCGAGTACGCCAGCCTCGGCGTGGCCTCGGGACTCAAACAGGTGGTCGAGCGGACCGGCGGCCGGGCGTTCTCGCCGCGCCGACCCGCGGCCATCGCCTCGGCAATCGAGCGACAGGCGACCCGGAAGCGCCACGTTGAGCGGTCGTGGGACTGGATAGCCCTGCTGGCAGGGTTGGTCGTCCTCGTCGGGGAAATCTGCGCCCGGCGACTCGGGCGCTATCGCGGTCAGGGAGTGATTCCATGA
- a CDS encoding AAA family ATPase has translation MTDRQPTIDDVTNRIQAIRSEVRKRIVGQEQVVDQVLACLLCDGNALLESTPGLGKTLLVRTLSEVTDLSFSRIQNTPDLMPSDVIGTEMVRETETGRTFTFEKGPVFANLVLSDEINRATPKTQSALLEAMEEGQVTAGNETYDLPEPFFVLATQNPIDQEGTYPLPEAQSDRFLMKILLDYPDAEAEREIVDRYTRDVDASVSVETKVSAGQLRQMQRLTHQVPIADDIRDTAVDIVRDTRRADDLEYGASPRASMSLVRSAKARALVEGRTHVSSEDVTAMAVPVLRHRVVVDFRAEREGMTPDDVIEALVSDR, from the coding sequence ATGACCGACCGACAACCGACTATCGACGACGTGACGAACCGCATTCAAGCGATTCGGTCCGAGGTGCGCAAACGCATCGTCGGACAGGAGCAGGTGGTAGACCAAGTGCTTGCCTGCCTGCTCTGCGACGGCAACGCCCTGCTCGAAAGTACGCCCGGACTGGGGAAGACCCTCCTCGTCCGGACGCTTTCGGAAGTGACCGACCTGTCGTTCTCGCGCATCCAGAACACGCCGGACCTGATGCCCTCGGACGTCATCGGGACGGAGATGGTCCGCGAGACCGAGACCGGCCGGACGTTCACCTTCGAGAAGGGACCGGTGTTCGCCAACCTCGTGCTGTCCGACGAAATCAATCGGGCGACGCCGAAGACCCAGTCCGCCCTGCTGGAAGCGATGGAGGAGGGCCAAGTCACGGCGGGCAACGAGACCTACGACCTGCCCGAACCGTTCTTCGTGCTGGCGACCCAGAACCCCATCGACCAAGAGGGGACCTATCCCCTGCCCGAGGCCCAGTCCGACCGCTTCCTGATGAAGATTCTGCTGGACTACCCCGACGCCGAGGCCGAACGCGAAATCGTTGACCGCTACACCCGCGACGTGGACGCCTCCGTCTCGGTCGAAACGAAGGTCTCGGCCGGACAACTCCGCCAGATGCAGAGACTGACTCATCAGGTCCCCATCGCCGACGACATCCGGGACACGGCGGTCGACATCGTGCGCGACACCCGGCGCGCCGACGATTTGGAGTACGGCGCGAGTCCTCGGGCCAGCATGTCGCTGGTCCGGTCCGCGAAAGCCCGCGCGCTGGTCGAGGGCCGAACCCACGTCAGTAGCGAGGACGTGACCGCGATGGCCGTGCCGGTCCTGCGCCACCGCGTCGTGGTCGATTTCCGGGCCGAACGCGAGGGGATGACTCCCGACGACGTAATCGAGGCGTTGGTCTCCGACCGATGA
- a CDS encoding DUF7502 family protein: MTDESVPEANANISKANKNKSETNKKESATNEHAAEENEVRAALAEIRRECRKATLVYASVDAACVLLAVDFAATVVGVPALEAEVGRAAFSSAGLPSPDLGTVVAVVAGIGAFAGEFVLRSRRPAAEQFEAANPAVSEALRTARDAAESDWGDGTGRPNPMTRALYADVLAKLRETSSVGLLNATRLAATVAVALALSLATVQTAVVGVDLGLGSSEAGAGPDAGGPTDRPLTNQTADLKSGDEILGDPTDVTAGSENLSAAVSASPGGEGDRDWNYENSDGDSGDEEVDAQRAGFSSPDRVEDAALVQRYAHRLQENATA; encoded by the coding sequence ATGACCGACGAGTCTGTCCCCGAAGCAAATGCAAATATTTCCAAAGCAAACAAAAATAAATCTGAAACAAACAAAAAGGAGTCTGCAACGAACGAACACGCGGCCGAGGAGAACGAGGTCCGGGCCGCGCTCGCTGAGATTCGCAGAGAGTGCCGGAAGGCGACGCTGGTCTACGCCAGCGTCGATGCGGCCTGCGTCCTGCTGGCCGTCGATTTCGCGGCCACCGTGGTCGGCGTCCCCGCGCTGGAGGCCGAGGTCGGCAGGGCGGCGTTCTCCTCGGCGGGACTGCCCTCGCCTGACCTCGGCACCGTGGTCGCCGTAGTCGCCGGCATCGGTGCCTTCGCCGGGGAGTTCGTCCTCCGCTCGCGCCGCCCCGCCGCCGAACAGTTCGAGGCCGCCAACCCCGCGGTCAGCGAGGCGCTTCGGACCGCCCGCGACGCGGCCGAATCCGACTGGGGCGACGGGACTGGCCGACCGAATCCCATGACGCGAGCGCTCTACGCCGACGTGCTGGCGAAACTCCGCGAGACCTCCAGCGTCGGCCTGCTAAACGCGACCCGACTCGCGGCGACGGTGGCGGTGGCGCTCGCGCTGAGTCTGGCGACGGTCCAGACCGCGGTCGTGGGCGTCGATTTGGGCCTCGGGTCCTCGGAGGCGGGTGCGGGGCCGGATGCCGGCGGCCCCACCGACCGCCCGCTCACGAACCAGACCGCCGACCTCAAATCCGGCGACGAGATTCTGGGCGACCCGACCGACGTGACTGCCGGCTCTGAGAACCTCTCTGCCGCAGTCAGCGCGAGTCCCGGCGGTGAGGGTGACCGCGACTGGAACTACGAGAACAGCGACGGCGACTCCGGCGACGAGGAGGTCGATGCCCAGCGCGCCGGGTTCTCCTCGCCCGACCGAGTTGAGGACGCCGCGCTGGTGCAACGCTACGCGCATCGACTACAGGAGAACGCGACGGCGTGA
- a CDS encoding DUF58 domain-containing protein, which yields MITTDFLDELDRFESARNRDARSNQQGERTTEAVGEGLTFADYRCYTPGDEPRFIDWNLYARTDELYVKQFEAERNFTVHVLVDASASMDFGDADAHKFETAAKLGLGFAYLTAREHNDFRFAVFDSTAERLDRGRSNRGEVLGLVERCNEISPDGEADFETALANYAGTIDSKALVVVCSDFLGDVDAIDAGLEALASNQVVLGHVVAPEERTLPTGRDTVFEALESDQSLRAYVSNRLERSYREEFDAHADAVENAARDLRARYERVDTGQSFFESFGDLWFE from the coding sequence ATGATTACCACCGACTTTCTGGACGAACTCGACCGGTTCGAGTCCGCCCGCAATCGAGACGCCCGGTCGAACCAGCAGGGCGAGCGCACCACCGAGGCGGTCGGCGAGGGCCTGACCTTCGCCGACTACCGGTGCTACACCCCCGGCGACGAACCCCGATTTATCGATTGGAACCTCTACGCCCGGACCGACGAACTATACGTCAAGCAGTTCGAGGCCGAGCGCAACTTCACGGTCCACGTGCTGGTGGACGCCAGCGCCTCGATGGACTTCGGCGACGCCGACGCCCACAAGTTCGAGACCGCCGCCAAACTCGGGTTGGGGTTCGCCTATCTGACCGCCCGCGAACACAACGACTTCCGATTCGCGGTCTTCGACTCGACGGCGGAGCGCCTCGACCGCGGGCGCTCCAATCGAGGCGAGGTGCTGGGACTGGTCGAACGATGCAACGAGATTTCCCCCGACGGCGAGGCCGATTTCGAGACCGCGCTGGCGAACTACGCTGGCACCATCGACTCCAAGGCGCTCGTCGTCGTGTGCAGTGATTTCTTGGGCGACGTGGATGCTATCGACGCTGGACTGGAGGCGCTGGCCTCGAATCAGGTGGTCCTCGGGCACGTCGTTGCCCCCGAGGAGCGAACCCTACCAACCGGCCGGGATACCGTCTTCGAGGCACTCGAAAGCGACCAATCGCTCCGCGCCTACGTCAGCAATCGGTTAGAACGGTCCTACCGCGAGGAGTTCGACGCCCACGCCGACGCGGTGGAGAACGCGGCGCGGGACCTCCGGGCGCGCTACGAACGCGTGGATACCGGGCAATCGTTCTTCGAGTCGTTCGGGGACCTCTGGTTCGAGTAG